Proteins from one Canis lupus familiaris isolate Mischka breed German Shepherd chromosome 26, alternate assembly UU_Cfam_GSD_1.0, whole genome shotgun sequence genomic window:
- the AP1B1 gene encoding AP-1 complex subunit beta-1 isoform X3, with protein MTDSKYFTTTKKGEIFELKAELNSDKKEKKKEAVKKVIASMTVGKDVSALFPDVVNCMQTDNLELKKLVYLYLMNYAKSQPDMAIMAVNTFVKDCEDPNPLIRALAVRTMGCIRVDKITEYLCEPLRKCLKDEDPYVRKTAAVCVAKLHDINAQLVEDQGFLDTLKDLISDSNPMVVANAVAALSEIAESHPSSNLLDLNPQSINKLLTALNECTEWGQIFILDCLANYTPKDDREAQSICERVTPRLSHANSAVVLSAVKVLMKFMEMLSKDLDYYGTLLKKLAPPLVTLLSAEPELQYVALRNINLIVQKRPEILKHEMKVFFVKYNDPIYVKLEKLDIMIRLASQANIAQVLAELKEYATEVDVDFVRKAVRAIGRCAIKVEQSAERCVSTLLDLIQTKVNYVVQEAIVVIKDIFRKYPNKYESVIATLCENLDSLDEPEARAAMIWIVGEYAERIDNADELLESFLEGFHDESTQVQLQLLTAIVKLFLKKPTETQELVQQVLSLATQDSDNPDLRDRGYIYWRLLSTDPVAAKEVVLAEKPLISEETDLIEPTLLDELICYIGTLASVYHKPPSAFVEGGRGVVHKSLPPRTASNESTESPETAPAGAPSGEQPDVIPTQGDLLGDLLNLDLGPPVSGPPLATSSVQMGAVDLLGGGLDSLIGGPNFVAPPAAAVPANLGATMGSGLSDLFDLTSGVGTLSGSYVAPKAVWLPAMKAKGLEISGTFTRQVGSISMDLQLTNKALQVMTDFAIQFNRNSFGLAPAAPLQVHAPLSPNQTVEISLPLNTVGSVMKMEPLNNLQVAVKNNIDVFYFSTLYPLHILFVEDGKMDRQMFLATWKDIPNENEAQFQIRDCPLNAEAVSSRLQSSNIFTVAKRNVEGQDMLYQSLKLTNGIWVLAELRIQPGNPSFTDLELSLKCRAPEVSQHVYQAYETILKN; from the exons AAGAAAG GGGAGATCttcgagctgaaggcagagctcaacagtgacaagaaggagaagaagaaggaggcgGTAAAGAAAGTGATTGCGTCAATGACCGTGGGCAAAGATGTCAG TGCCCTCTTTCCTGACGTGGTGAACTGTATGCAGACAGACAACCTGGAGCTGAAGAAGCTGGTGTACTTGTATTTGATGAACTACGCCAAGAGTCAGCCGGACATGGCCATCATGGCTGTCAACACCTTTGTGAAG GACTGTGAGGATCCCAATCCCCTGATCCGGGCCCTGGCTGTGCGGACCATGGGCTGCATCCGCGTTGACAAGATCACAGAGTACCTGTGTGAGCCACTCCGGAAGTGCCTGAAGGATGAGGACCCATACGTGCGCAAAACAGCAGCTGTCTGTGTAGCCAAGCTCCATGACATCAACGCCCAGCTGGTAGAGGACCAGGGCTTCCTGGACACCCTTAAAGACCTAATCTCTGACTCTAACCCCATG GTGGTGGCAAACGCAGTGGCTGCCCTCTCAGAGATTGCTGAGTCTCATCCCAGCAGCAACCTGCTTGACCTGAACCCGCAGTCCATTAATAAGCTGCTGACAGCCCTGAACGAGTGCACCGAGTGGGGCCAGATCTTCATCCTGGACTGCCTGGCCAACTATACGCCTAAGGATGACCGGGAGGCCCAGAG CATCTGTGAGCGGGTCACCCCCAGACTGTCCCACGCCAACTCTGCTGTGGTGTTGTCTGCTGTGAAGGTGCTGATGAAGTTCATGGAAATGTTGTCCAAGGATCTGGACTACTATGGCACACTGCTCAAGAAGCTGGCCCCACCCCTGGTCACGCTACTGTCAGCTGAGCCTGAGCTGCAGTATGTGGCCCTGCGCAACATCAACCTCATCGTACAGAAAAG GCCTGAGATCCTGAAGCATGAAATGAAGGTCTTCTTTGTGAAATACAATGACCCCATCTACGTGAAGCTGGAGAAGCTGGACATCATGATCCGTCTGGCCTCCCAGGCCAACATCGCCCAG GTCCTGGCAGAGCTGAAAGAGTATGCAACAGAGGTGGATGTGGACTTTGTACGGAAGGCTGTACGAGCCATTGGGCGCTGTGCCATCAAGGTGGAG CAATCTGCAGAACGTTGTGTGAGCACACTGCTCGATCTCATCCAGACCAAGGTCAACTATGTGGTCCAGGAAGCCATTGTGGTCATCAAGGACATCTTTCGCAAGTATCCCAACAA GTATGAGAGTGTGATCGCCACACTATGTGAGAACCTGGACTCCCTGGATGAGCCTGAGGCCCGGGCTGCCATGATTTGGATTGTAGGCGAGTATGCTGAGCGAATTGACAATGCTGATGAGCTGCTAGAGAGCTTCCTTGAAGGCTTCCATGATGAGAGCACCCAG GTCCAGCTGCAGCTACTGACGGCCATCGTGAAACTTTTCCTGAAGAAGCCGACAGAGACCCAGGAACTGGTACAGCAGGTTCTCAGCTTGGCTACTCAG GACTCTGATAACCCAGACTTGCGGGACCGTGGCTACATCTACTGGCGTCTGCTCTCCACGGACCCAGTGGCTGCCAAGGAGGTGGTATTGGCTGAAAAGCCACTCATCTCTGAAGAGACAGACCTCATTGAGCCCACACTGCTGGATGAGCTCATCTGCTACATTGGCACCCTGGCTTCCGTCTACCATAAGCCTCCCAGCGCCTTTGTGGAGGGGGGCCGGGGCGTTGTGCACAAGAGCCTGCCACCTCGCACTGCCTC GAACGAGAGCACAGAAAGCCCTGAGACGGCCCCTGCCGGAGCACCCTCTGGTGAGCAGCCAGATGTCATTCCCACCCAGGGCGACCTACTGGGTGACCTCCTCAACCTGGACCTCGGCCCCCCGGTGAGCGGCCCACCTCTGGCCACCTCCTCAGTGCAGATGGGAGCCGTGGACCTTCTTGGTGGAGGCCTTGACAGCCTG aTCGGGGGCCCCAACTTTGTGGCACCCCCAGCAGCAGCAGTCCCAGCCAACCTAGGAGCAACCATGGGCAGTGGCCTGAGTGACCTTTTCGACCTGACAAGTGGCGTGGGCACGCTGTCAGGGTCGTATGTGGCCCCCAAAGCA GTATGGCTCCCGGCTATGAAGGCCAAGGGGTTGGAGATTTCAGGTACCTTCACCCGCCAGGTGGGCTCCATTTCCATGGATCTGCAGCTGACCAACAAGGCCCTCCAGGTCATGACCGACTTTGCCATCCAGTTTAACCGCAACAG CTTCGGCctggcccctgctgcccccctccAGGTCCACGCACCACTCAGCCCCAACCAGACCGTGGAGATATCCCTGCCTCTCAACACGGTGGGCTCGGTCATGAAGATGGAGCCTCTGAACAATCTCCAG GTGGCTGTGAAGAACAACATTGATGTCTTCTACTTCAGCACTTTGTACCCACTGCACATCCTCTTTGTGGAGGATGGAAAGATGG ACCGGCAGATGTTCCTGGCCACATGGAAGGACATTCCCAATGAAAATGAAGCCCAGTTCCAGATCAGAGACTGCCCCCTAAATGCAG AGGCTGTGAGCAGCAGGCTACAGAGCAGCAACATCTTCACAGTCGCCAAGAGGAACGTGGAAGGCCAGGATATGCTCTACCAGTCCCTGAAGCTCACCAACGGCATCTGGGTGCTGGCAGAGCTGCGTATCCAGCCAGGCAACCCCAGCTTCACG GATTTGGAG CTGTCACTGAAATGTCGAGCGCCAGAGGTGTCCCAACACGTGTACCAGGCCTACGAGACCATTCTCAAGAACTGA
- the AP1B1 gene encoding AP-1 complex subunit beta-1 isoform X4 produces the protein MTDSKYFTTTKKGEIFELKAELNSDKKEKKKEAVKKVIASMTVGKDVSALFPDVVNCMQTDNLELKKLVYLYLMNYAKSQPDMAIMAVNTFVKDCEDPNPLIRALAVRTMGCIRVDKITEYLCEPLRKCLKDEDPYVRKTAAVCVAKLHDINAQLVEDQGFLDTLKDLISDSNPMVVANAVAALSEIAESHPSSNLLDLNPQSINKLLTALNECTEWGQIFILDCLANYTPKDDREAQSICERVTPRLSHANSAVVLSAVKVLMKFMEMLSKDLDYYGTLLKKLAPPLVTLLSAEPELQYVALRNINLIVQKRPEILKHEMKVFFVKYNDPIYVKLEKLDIMIRLASQANIAQVLAELKEYATEVDVDFVRKAVRAIGRCAIKVEQSAERCVSTLLDLIQTKVNYVVQEAIVVIKDIFRKYPNKYESVIATLCENLDSLDEPEARAAMIWIVGEYAERIDNADELLESFLEGFHDESTQVQLQLLTAIVKLFLKKPTETQELVQQVLSLATQDSDNPDLRDRGYIYWRLLSTDPVAAKEVVLAEKPLISEETDLIEPTLLDELICYIGTLASVYHKPPSAFVEGGRGVVHKSLPPRTASNESTESPETAPAGAPSGEQPDVIPTQGDLLGDLLNLDLGPPVSGPPLATSSVQMGAVDLLGGGLDSLIGGPNFVAPPAAAVPANLGATMGSGLSDLFDLTSGVGTLSGSYVAPKAVWLPAMKAKGLEISGTFTRQVGSISMDLQLTNKALQVMTDFAIQFNRNSFGLAPAAPLQVHAPLSPNQTVEISLPLNTVGSVMKMEPLNNLQVAVKNNIDVFYFSTLYPLHILFVEDGKMDRQMFLATWKDIPNENEAQFQIRDCPLNAEAVSSRLQSSNIFTVAKRNVEGQDMLYQSLKLTNGIWVLAELRIQPGNPSFTLSLKCRAPEVSQHVYQAYETILKN, from the exons AAGAAAG GGGAGATCttcgagctgaaggcagagctcaacagtgacaagaaggagaagaagaaggaggcgGTAAAGAAAGTGATTGCGTCAATGACCGTGGGCAAAGATGTCAG TGCCCTCTTTCCTGACGTGGTGAACTGTATGCAGACAGACAACCTGGAGCTGAAGAAGCTGGTGTACTTGTATTTGATGAACTACGCCAAGAGTCAGCCGGACATGGCCATCATGGCTGTCAACACCTTTGTGAAG GACTGTGAGGATCCCAATCCCCTGATCCGGGCCCTGGCTGTGCGGACCATGGGCTGCATCCGCGTTGACAAGATCACAGAGTACCTGTGTGAGCCACTCCGGAAGTGCCTGAAGGATGAGGACCCATACGTGCGCAAAACAGCAGCTGTCTGTGTAGCCAAGCTCCATGACATCAACGCCCAGCTGGTAGAGGACCAGGGCTTCCTGGACACCCTTAAAGACCTAATCTCTGACTCTAACCCCATG GTGGTGGCAAACGCAGTGGCTGCCCTCTCAGAGATTGCTGAGTCTCATCCCAGCAGCAACCTGCTTGACCTGAACCCGCAGTCCATTAATAAGCTGCTGACAGCCCTGAACGAGTGCACCGAGTGGGGCCAGATCTTCATCCTGGACTGCCTGGCCAACTATACGCCTAAGGATGACCGGGAGGCCCAGAG CATCTGTGAGCGGGTCACCCCCAGACTGTCCCACGCCAACTCTGCTGTGGTGTTGTCTGCTGTGAAGGTGCTGATGAAGTTCATGGAAATGTTGTCCAAGGATCTGGACTACTATGGCACACTGCTCAAGAAGCTGGCCCCACCCCTGGTCACGCTACTGTCAGCTGAGCCTGAGCTGCAGTATGTGGCCCTGCGCAACATCAACCTCATCGTACAGAAAAG GCCTGAGATCCTGAAGCATGAAATGAAGGTCTTCTTTGTGAAATACAATGACCCCATCTACGTGAAGCTGGAGAAGCTGGACATCATGATCCGTCTGGCCTCCCAGGCCAACATCGCCCAG GTCCTGGCAGAGCTGAAAGAGTATGCAACAGAGGTGGATGTGGACTTTGTACGGAAGGCTGTACGAGCCATTGGGCGCTGTGCCATCAAGGTGGAG CAATCTGCAGAACGTTGTGTGAGCACACTGCTCGATCTCATCCAGACCAAGGTCAACTATGTGGTCCAGGAAGCCATTGTGGTCATCAAGGACATCTTTCGCAAGTATCCCAACAA GTATGAGAGTGTGATCGCCACACTATGTGAGAACCTGGACTCCCTGGATGAGCCTGAGGCCCGGGCTGCCATGATTTGGATTGTAGGCGAGTATGCTGAGCGAATTGACAATGCTGATGAGCTGCTAGAGAGCTTCCTTGAAGGCTTCCATGATGAGAGCACCCAG GTCCAGCTGCAGCTACTGACGGCCATCGTGAAACTTTTCCTGAAGAAGCCGACAGAGACCCAGGAACTGGTACAGCAGGTTCTCAGCTTGGCTACTCAG GACTCTGATAACCCAGACTTGCGGGACCGTGGCTACATCTACTGGCGTCTGCTCTCCACGGACCCAGTGGCTGCCAAGGAGGTGGTATTGGCTGAAAAGCCACTCATCTCTGAAGAGACAGACCTCATTGAGCCCACACTGCTGGATGAGCTCATCTGCTACATTGGCACCCTGGCTTCCGTCTACCATAAGCCTCCCAGCGCCTTTGTGGAGGGGGGCCGGGGCGTTGTGCACAAGAGCCTGCCACCTCGCACTGCCTC GAACGAGAGCACAGAAAGCCCTGAGACGGCCCCTGCCGGAGCACCCTCTGGTGAGCAGCCAGATGTCATTCCCACCCAGGGCGACCTACTGGGTGACCTCCTCAACCTGGACCTCGGCCCCCCGGTGAGCGGCCCACCTCTGGCCACCTCCTCAGTGCAGATGGGAGCCGTGGACCTTCTTGGTGGAGGCCTTGACAGCCTG aTCGGGGGCCCCAACTTTGTGGCACCCCCAGCAGCAGCAGTCCCAGCCAACCTAGGAGCAACCATGGGCAGTGGCCTGAGTGACCTTTTCGACCTGACAAGTGGCGTGGGCACGCTGTCAGGGTCGTATGTGGCCCCCAAAGCA GTATGGCTCCCGGCTATGAAGGCCAAGGGGTTGGAGATTTCAGGTACCTTCACCCGCCAGGTGGGCTCCATTTCCATGGATCTGCAGCTGACCAACAAGGCCCTCCAGGTCATGACCGACTTTGCCATCCAGTTTAACCGCAACAG CTTCGGCctggcccctgctgcccccctccAGGTCCACGCACCACTCAGCCCCAACCAGACCGTGGAGATATCCCTGCCTCTCAACACGGTGGGCTCGGTCATGAAGATGGAGCCTCTGAACAATCTCCAG GTGGCTGTGAAGAACAACATTGATGTCTTCTACTTCAGCACTTTGTACCCACTGCACATCCTCTTTGTGGAGGATGGAAAGATGG ACCGGCAGATGTTCCTGGCCACATGGAAGGACATTCCCAATGAAAATGAAGCCCAGTTCCAGATCAGAGACTGCCCCCTAAATGCAG AGGCTGTGAGCAGCAGGCTACAGAGCAGCAACATCTTCACAGTCGCCAAGAGGAACGTGGAAGGCCAGGATATGCTCTACCAGTCCCTGAAGCTCACCAACGGCATCTGGGTGCTGGCAGAGCTGCGTATCCAGCCAGGCAACCCCAGCTTCACG CTGTCACTGAAATGTCGAGCGCCAGAGGTGTCCCAACACGTGTACCAGGCCTACGAGACCATTCTCAAGAACTGA
- the AP1B1 gene encoding AP-1 complex subunit beta-1 isoform X2 has translation MTDSKYFTTTKKGEIFELKAELNSDKKEKKKEAVKKVIASMTVGKDVSALFPDVVNCMQTDNLELKKLVYLYLMNYAKSQPDMAIMAVNTFVKDCEDPNPLIRALAVRTMGCIRVDKITEYLCEPLRKCLKDEDPYVRKTAAVCVAKLHDINAQLVEDQGFLDTLKDLISDSNPMVVANAVAALSEIAESHPSSNLLDLNPQSINKLLTALNECTEWGQIFILDCLANYTPKDDREAQSICERVTPRLSHANSAVVLSAVKVLMKFMEMLSKDLDYYGTLLKKLAPPLVTLLSAEPELQYVALRNINLIVQKRPEILKHEMKVFFVKYNDPIYVKLEKLDIMIRLASQANIAQVLAELKEYATEVDVDFVRKAVRAIGRCAIKVEQSAERCVSTLLDLIQTKVNYVVQEAIVVIKDIFRKYPNKYESVIATLCENLDSLDEPEARAAMIWIVGEYAERIDNADELLESFLEGFHDESTQVQLQLLTAIVKLFLKKPTETQELVQQVLSLATQDSDNPDLRDRGYIYWRLLSTDPVAAKEVVLAEKPLISEETDLIEPTLLDELICYIGTLASVYHKPPSAFVEGGRGVVHKSLPPRTASNESTESPETAPAGAPSGEQPDVIPTQGDLLGDLLNLDLGPPVSGPPLATSSVQMGAVDLLGGGLDSLMGDEPEGIGGPNFVAPPAAAVPANLGATMGSGLSDLFDLTSGVGTLSGSYVAPKAVWLPAMKAKGLEISGTFTRQVGSISMDLQLTNKALQVMTDFAIQFNRNSFGLAPAAPLQVHAPLSPNQTVEISLPLNTVGSVMKMEPLNNLQVAVKNNIDVFYFSTLYPLHILFVEDGKMDRQMFLATWKDIPNENEAQFQIRDCPLNAEAVSSRLQSSNIFTVAKRNVEGQDMLYQSLKLTNGIWVLAELRIQPGNPSFTLSLKCRAPEVSQHVYQAYETILKN, from the exons AAGAAAG GGGAGATCttcgagctgaaggcagagctcaacagtgacaagaaggagaagaagaaggaggcgGTAAAGAAAGTGATTGCGTCAATGACCGTGGGCAAAGATGTCAG TGCCCTCTTTCCTGACGTGGTGAACTGTATGCAGACAGACAACCTGGAGCTGAAGAAGCTGGTGTACTTGTATTTGATGAACTACGCCAAGAGTCAGCCGGACATGGCCATCATGGCTGTCAACACCTTTGTGAAG GACTGTGAGGATCCCAATCCCCTGATCCGGGCCCTGGCTGTGCGGACCATGGGCTGCATCCGCGTTGACAAGATCACAGAGTACCTGTGTGAGCCACTCCGGAAGTGCCTGAAGGATGAGGACCCATACGTGCGCAAAACAGCAGCTGTCTGTGTAGCCAAGCTCCATGACATCAACGCCCAGCTGGTAGAGGACCAGGGCTTCCTGGACACCCTTAAAGACCTAATCTCTGACTCTAACCCCATG GTGGTGGCAAACGCAGTGGCTGCCCTCTCAGAGATTGCTGAGTCTCATCCCAGCAGCAACCTGCTTGACCTGAACCCGCAGTCCATTAATAAGCTGCTGACAGCCCTGAACGAGTGCACCGAGTGGGGCCAGATCTTCATCCTGGACTGCCTGGCCAACTATACGCCTAAGGATGACCGGGAGGCCCAGAG CATCTGTGAGCGGGTCACCCCCAGACTGTCCCACGCCAACTCTGCTGTGGTGTTGTCTGCTGTGAAGGTGCTGATGAAGTTCATGGAAATGTTGTCCAAGGATCTGGACTACTATGGCACACTGCTCAAGAAGCTGGCCCCACCCCTGGTCACGCTACTGTCAGCTGAGCCTGAGCTGCAGTATGTGGCCCTGCGCAACATCAACCTCATCGTACAGAAAAG GCCTGAGATCCTGAAGCATGAAATGAAGGTCTTCTTTGTGAAATACAATGACCCCATCTACGTGAAGCTGGAGAAGCTGGACATCATGATCCGTCTGGCCTCCCAGGCCAACATCGCCCAG GTCCTGGCAGAGCTGAAAGAGTATGCAACAGAGGTGGATGTGGACTTTGTACGGAAGGCTGTACGAGCCATTGGGCGCTGTGCCATCAAGGTGGAG CAATCTGCAGAACGTTGTGTGAGCACACTGCTCGATCTCATCCAGACCAAGGTCAACTATGTGGTCCAGGAAGCCATTGTGGTCATCAAGGACATCTTTCGCAAGTATCCCAACAA GTATGAGAGTGTGATCGCCACACTATGTGAGAACCTGGACTCCCTGGATGAGCCTGAGGCCCGGGCTGCCATGATTTGGATTGTAGGCGAGTATGCTGAGCGAATTGACAATGCTGATGAGCTGCTAGAGAGCTTCCTTGAAGGCTTCCATGATGAGAGCACCCAG GTCCAGCTGCAGCTACTGACGGCCATCGTGAAACTTTTCCTGAAGAAGCCGACAGAGACCCAGGAACTGGTACAGCAGGTTCTCAGCTTGGCTACTCAG GACTCTGATAACCCAGACTTGCGGGACCGTGGCTACATCTACTGGCGTCTGCTCTCCACGGACCCAGTGGCTGCCAAGGAGGTGGTATTGGCTGAAAAGCCACTCATCTCTGAAGAGACAGACCTCATTGAGCCCACACTGCTGGATGAGCTCATCTGCTACATTGGCACCCTGGCTTCCGTCTACCATAAGCCTCCCAGCGCCTTTGTGGAGGGGGGCCGGGGCGTTGTGCACAAGAGCCTGCCACCTCGCACTGCCTC GAACGAGAGCACAGAAAGCCCTGAGACGGCCCCTGCCGGAGCACCCTCTGGTGAGCAGCCAGATGTCATTCCCACCCAGGGCGACCTACTGGGTGACCTCCTCAACCTGGACCTCGGCCCCCCGGTGAGCGGCCCACCTCTGGCCACCTCCTCAGTGCAGATGGGAGCCGTGGACCTTCTTGGTGGAGGCCTTGACAGCCTG ATGGGGGATGAGCCTGAAGGG aTCGGGGGCCCCAACTTTGTGGCACCCCCAGCAGCAGCAGTCCCAGCCAACCTAGGAGCAACCATGGGCAGTGGCCTGAGTGACCTTTTCGACCTGACAAGTGGCGTGGGCACGCTGTCAGGGTCGTATGTGGCCCCCAAAGCA GTATGGCTCCCGGCTATGAAGGCCAAGGGGTTGGAGATTTCAGGTACCTTCACCCGCCAGGTGGGCTCCATTTCCATGGATCTGCAGCTGACCAACAAGGCCCTCCAGGTCATGACCGACTTTGCCATCCAGTTTAACCGCAACAG CTTCGGCctggcccctgctgcccccctccAGGTCCACGCACCACTCAGCCCCAACCAGACCGTGGAGATATCCCTGCCTCTCAACACGGTGGGCTCGGTCATGAAGATGGAGCCTCTGAACAATCTCCAG GTGGCTGTGAAGAACAACATTGATGTCTTCTACTTCAGCACTTTGTACCCACTGCACATCCTCTTTGTGGAGGATGGAAAGATGG ACCGGCAGATGTTCCTGGCCACATGGAAGGACATTCCCAATGAAAATGAAGCCCAGTTCCAGATCAGAGACTGCCCCCTAAATGCAG AGGCTGTGAGCAGCAGGCTACAGAGCAGCAACATCTTCACAGTCGCCAAGAGGAACGTGGAAGGCCAGGATATGCTCTACCAGTCCCTGAAGCTCACCAACGGCATCTGGGTGCTGGCAGAGCTGCGTATCCAGCCAGGCAACCCCAGCTTCACG CTGTCACTGAAATGTCGAGCGCCAGAGGTGTCCCAACACGTGTACCAGGCCTACGAGACCATTCTCAAGAACTGA